The following are encoded together in the Primulina tabacum isolate GXHZ01 chromosome 18, ASM2559414v2, whole genome shotgun sequence genome:
- the LOC142533708 gene encoding nuclear pore complex protein NUP1 isoform X3 produces MEVVLKKSDTPQLPCEVNCPLSDELQVAVSDCDVLKCGGGTSSLLLCGSADDGISELEQLLKQKTFSRSEIDHLTGLLQSRAAVESPSVGPKKSEGGAPDFERHQPFASSLSEECMQDEDRSLRVMSSPIINSRVIEDDMVPPAELAKAYMGHRPSKISPSNLGTRNQVRREDAGLLSNVPFASKSPNMSLNMTTSVGRGDPNNGFITPKSRGRSAIYNMARTPYSRVHPISIKKEIGSTNNFYGGLSIPSSSSSLVEQNEKIEAKSMTLKRRRSVLDDDPGSVGPMRRLRQKPYLLASKIPVIAHGVESGSDLALVTSKQKLPLVVEQKNRVSKIAGQNEDDSTPSASYACVSSKSTEVAARILQHLEKLTPMEKSSESKLAAVREKSTFRLTPSMLRGQALRSMEGVDSSKLLLAVQDDQKLEDRSDVALSHDRDSTFERTGKVENGDKETVIVSAMLNPAVKNEFLESSSIPGPSITADSAVKNSVAERPQTKRAFRMSAQEDFLELDDDEHSYGLATRPLAEGRGRPNAHTLGNKRSDNEEPKHLKTTSQPEAKLPVVSSKTTESSNPRAPMIETGNDGISLSLSERENVAIQSDVLSQSVISFEKANGTNDSVPWFRLGSQAVDNTPRLPSVSVNVKPESKSENSISLLEAVSTADGSKMETPESDQGVSLDPLKTRDANGKAHTATFVSNGPLISRAPAVSFTTTSSHDANQISTAISSPLTSSTSMASFSWIGASTNATSSTSIASFGFTGFGNSNTSTSNDNSFRSNAAVSVFNFGASVDPSSALLAPSTTTISEVSELKNKAEKEPNTGSSSAIQSAVTPFVAKNSGSGPSNSSANNFQGFLPATANKSSVSDFGLVSQSTSIPISASGSLPSLNMSGSMSLTTSLSHPQFNPNQSLGFSTSASSSETSMVKSGSGPTSSVGKFGANSTLSGDSAVSLNAPATPGIFGFGLGLSSSADPVSAVGSTNGVTPPVVSFGDDSVATSVTNNANSSSIGTSGIFNFGASSSASTPAALNIFGSTWESPKPLAFSSTFTTSSPSSVFSFGTSASTTAPANATSTVFSSQSGPSSSPIFPFSTSSPAFSLPSVSLNQPIFGNRPPSFTASPSSGDQMNAEDSMAEDPVQSSAPSIPIFGQPTISPPPAGFMFGSAAPPLSNPFQFSGQQNQIAPLNPSPFQASGSLEFNNGGSFSLGSGGADKSNRKFVKVNRNKNRKR; encoded by the exons ATGGAGGTCGTCCTGAAAAAAAGTGATACTCCACAACTGCCATGTG AGGTAAATTGTCCTTTGAGTGATGAGCTTCAGGTGGCAGTTTCTGAT TGCGATGTGCTAAAGTGCGGAGGTGGTACTAGCAGCCTGCTGTTGTGTGGTTCAGCTGATGATGGAATCTCTGAGCTCGAGCAATTGCTGAAGCAGAAGACTTTTAGCAG GTCTGAGATCGATCATCTGACAGGACTATTGCAATCAAGGGCTGCTGTAGAATCACCCAGTGTTGGTCCCAAAAAAAGTGAAGGAGGAGCACCAGATTTTGAAAGGCATCAACCATTTGCAAGTAGTCTGTCGGAAGAATGTATGCAGGACGAGGATAGATCGCTTAGGGTTATGTCATCTCCTATTATAAATTCAAGA GTCATTGAGGATGATATGGTGCCTCCAGCTGAACTTGCAAAAGCTTACATGGGCCATAGACCTTCTAAAATATCCCCATCAAACTTAGGGACTCGTAATCAAGTTCGTAGAGAAGATGCAGGATTGCTTTCTAATGTACCTTTCGCTTccaaatctcccaacatgtcaTTGAATATGACTACTTCTGTTGGCCGTGGTGATCCTAACAATGGTTTTATAACTCCAAAATCTCGAGGCAGATCGGCGATTTACAACATGGCGCGTACCCCATATTCTAGAGTTCATCCAATTTCCATTAAAAAG GAAATCGGATCGACCAACAATTTCTACGGTGGACTGTCAATAccctcatcatcttcttctctAGTCGagcaaaatgaaaaaattgaagcCAAGTCAATG ACCTTGAAACGCAGGAGGTCGGTCTTAGATGATGATCCTGGGTCTGTTGGTCCCATGCGGAGACTCAGGCAGAAACCTTATCTATTAGCTTCTAAAATTCCTGTGATTGCACATGGAGTGGAAAGTGGTTCTGATCTTGCACTGGTGACTTCAAAGCAAAAGCTTCCTTTAGTTGTTGAACAGAAAAATAGGGTCTCAAAAATTGCTGGGCAAAATGAGGATGACAGCACTCCAAGTGCCAGTTATGCTTGTGTCTCTTCCAAATCTACTGAGGTTGCTGCAAGAATTTTGCAGCATCTTGAAAAGTTGACTCCAATGGAAAAGTCATCTGAATCCAAGCTGGCTGCTGTGCGAGAGAAATCCACTTTTAGATTGACACCCAGTATGCTTCGTGGACAAGCTCTCAGGAGCATGGAGGGCGTGGATTCTTCGAAGTTGCTGCTGGCTGTTCAAGATGATCAAAAGTTGGAGGATAGGTCTGATGTCGCTTTATCTCATGACCGAGATTCTACTTTTGAAAGGACTGGAAAGGTTGAAAATGGTGATAAAGAAACTGTAATAGTCTCTGCCATGTTGAATCCTGCAGTGAAGAACGAATTTCTTGAGTCCTCTTCGATTCCTGGCCCCAGTATAACTGCTGATTCAGCAGTAAAAAATAGTGTAGCTGAACGTCCTCAAACTAAGAGAGCATTTAGGATGAGTGCACAAGAG GATTTTTTGGAGCTGGATGATGATGAACATTCTTATGGGCTTGCAACTAGACCTTTGGCAGAAGGGAGAGGACGGCCTAATGCACATACTCTCGGAAACAAACGCTCTGATAATGAAGAACCCAAACATTTGAAAACTACTAGTCAACCAGAAGCGAAGTTACCTGTTGTATCAAGCAAAACAACTGAAAGCAGTAATCCTAGAGCTCCCATGATTGAAACAGGAAATGATGGCATTTCTCTCTCTTTGTCAGAGAGAGAAAATGTAGCAATCCAATCAGATGTTCTTTCTCAGTCGGTCATTTCGTTTGAAAAAGCAAATGGAACTAATGATTCAGTTCCCTGGTTCAGATTGGGCTCTCAAGCTGTTGATAATACTCCTCGGTTGCCTTCGGTATCAGTCAATGTGAAACCAGAATCTAAGTCTGAGAACTCTATCAG CTTATTGGAGGCTGTTTCTACTGCTGATGGCTCTAAGATGGAAACACCCGAGTCTGATCAAGGTGTATCCCTTGATCCTTTAAAGACAAGAGATGCAAATGGAAAGGCTCATACTGCGACATTTGTATCAAATGGGCCCCTTATTTCTAGGGCTCCTGCAGTGTCATTTACCACAACTTCTTCTCATGATGCAAATCAGATATCGACAGCTATCTCTAGTCCTTTAACCTCTTCAACCAGCATGGCAAGCTTTAGCTGGATTGGGGCCAGCACCAACGCTACCTCTTCGACCAGCATTGCAAGCTTTGGCTTTACTGGCTTCGGCAATAGCAACACTTCCACTTCCAATGACAATAGTTTTCGGTCAAATGCAGCTGTATCTGTTTTCAATTTTGGTGCCTCTGTGGATCCATCCAGTGCATTACTTGCACCATCAACTACTACTATCTCAGAAGTGTCTGAGCTAAAGAACAAAGCTGAGAAAGAACCAAATACTGGCAGCTCTAGTGCAATACAATCAGCTGTTACACCATTTGTGGCTAAAAACTCTGGAAGTGGCCCTAGTAATTCATCTGCAAATAATTTTCAAGGTTTTCTTCCTGCAACTGCCAATAAATCTTCAGTGTCTGATTTTGGACTTGTCTCGCAGAGTACATCCATTCCAATCAGTGCGTCTGGGTCATTACCTTCCCTTAACATGAGTGGCAGCATGTCTTTGACCACTTCCCTTTCCCATCCCCAGTTTAATCCAAACCAAAGTTTGGGCTTTAGTACTTCAGCTTCCTCATCAGAGACCAGCATGGTTAAATCTGGTAGTGGACCAACATCGAGTGTTGGCAAATTTGGTGCAAACTCCACTTTATCAGGTGACAGTGCAGTCAGCTTGAACGCCCCTGCTACCCCTGGCATATTTGGTTTTGGTTTAGGTTTAAGTTCCTCCGCTGATCCAGTCAGTGCAGTTGGCTCGACAAATGGTGTCACTCCCCCAGTAGTCAGTTTTGGTGATGATTCCGTGGCAACTTCAGTAACTAACAATGCTAACTCTTCGAGCATTGGCACATCTGGTATATTTAATTTTGGTGCTAGCTCTTCAGCTTCCACACCAGCAGCTTTAAACATATTTGGCTCTACTTGGGAAAGTCCGAAGCCTTTGGCCTTTAGTTCAACATTTACTACTTCCTCTCCATCCAGTGTATTTTCATTTGGTACGTCGGCTTCTACCACTGCTCCTGCAAATGCTACATCCACAGTTTTTAGTTCACAGTCTGGTCCCTCATCCAGCCCAATTTTTCCATTTTCGACATCTTCTCCTGCATTTTCATTACCCTCTGTTTCCCTTAACCAGCCAATATTTGGTAATAGACCACCTAGTTTTACAGCGTCTCCAAGTAGCGGTGACCAAATGAATGCTGAAGACAGCATGGCTGAGGATCCAGTGCAATCCTCTGCACCTTCTATTCCTATATTTGGTCAGCCAACCATTTCTCCTCCCCCTGCTGGCTTTATGTTTGGATCGGCAGCTCCACCCTTGTCAAATCCTTTCCAATTTAGCGGCCAACAAAATCAAATTGCTCCACTAAATCCATCTCCCTTTCAGGCTTCAGGTAGCCTAGAATTCAATAATGGTGGTAGTTTCTCATTGGGGAGTGGTGGTGCTGACAAATCGAATCGAAAGTTTGTCAAAGTAAATAGAAATAAGAACCGGAAGAGGTGA
- the LOC142533708 gene encoding nuclear pore complex protein NUP1 isoform X4, protein MEVVLKKSDTPQLPCEVNCPLSDELQVAVSDCGGGTSSLLLCGSADDGISELEQLLKQKTFSRSEIDHLTGLLQSRAAVESPSVGPKKSEGGAPDFERHQPFASSLSEECMQDEDRSLRVMSSPIINSRVIEDDMVPPAELAKAYMGHRPSKISPSNLGTRNQVRREDAGLLSNVPFASKSPNMSLNMTTSVGRGDPNNGFITPKSRGRSAIYNMARTPYSRVHPISIKKEIGSTNNFYGGLSIPSSSSSLVEQNEKIEAKSMTLKRRRSVLDDDPGSVGPMRRLRQKPYLLASKIPVIAHGVESGSDLALVTSKQKLPLVVEQKNRVSKIAGQNEDDSTPSASYACVSSKSTEVAARILQHLEKLTPMEKSSESKLAAVREKSTFRLTPSMLRGQALRSMEGVDSSKLLLAVQDDQKLEDRSDVALSHDRDSTFERTGKVENGDKETVIVSAMLNPAVKNEFLESSSIPGPSITADSAVKNSVAERPQTKRAFRMSAQEDFLELDDDEHSYGLATRPLAEGRGRPNAHTLGNKRSDNEEPKHLKTTSQPEAKLPVVSSKTTESSNPRAPMIETGNDGISLSLSERENVAIQSDVLSQSVISFEKANGTNDSVPWFRLGSQAVDNTPRLPSVSVNVKPESKSENSISLLEAVSTADGSKMETPESDQGVSLDPLKTRDANGKAHTATFVSNGPLISRAPAVSFTTTSSHDANQISTAISSPLTSSTSMASFSWIGASTNATSSTSIASFGFTGFGNSNTSTSNDNSFRSNAAVSVFNFGASVDPSSALLAPSTTTISEVSELKNKAEKEPNTGSSSAIQSAVTPFVAKNSGSGPSNSSANNFQGFLPATANKSSVSDFGLVSQSTSIPISASGSLPSLNMSGSMSLTTSLSHPQFNPNQSLGFSTSASSSETSMVKSGSGPTSSVGKFGANSTLSGDSAVSLNAPATPGIFGFGLGLSSSADPVSAVGSTNGVTPPVVSFGDDSVATSVTNNANSSSIGTSGIFNFGASSSASTPAALNIFGSTWESPKPLAFSSTFTTSSPSSVFSFGTSASTTAPANATSTVFSSQSGPSSSPIFPFSTSSPAFSLPSVSLNQPIFGNRPPSFTASPSSGDQMNAEDSMAEDPVQSSAPSIPIFGQPTISPPPAGFMFGSAAPPLSNPFQFSGQQNQIAPLNPSPFQASGSLEFNNGGSFSLGSGGADKSNRKFVKVNRNKNRKR, encoded by the exons ATGGAGGTCGTCCTGAAAAAAAGTGATACTCCACAACTGCCATGTG AGGTAAATTGTCCTTTGAGTGATGAGCTTCAGGTGGCAGTTTCTGAT TGCGGAGGTGGTACTAGCAGCCTGCTGTTGTGTGGTTCAGCTGATGATGGAATCTCTGAGCTCGAGCAATTGCTGAAGCAGAAGACTTTTAGCAG GTCTGAGATCGATCATCTGACAGGACTATTGCAATCAAGGGCTGCTGTAGAATCACCCAGTGTTGGTCCCAAAAAAAGTGAAGGAGGAGCACCAGATTTTGAAAGGCATCAACCATTTGCAAGTAGTCTGTCGGAAGAATGTATGCAGGACGAGGATAGATCGCTTAGGGTTATGTCATCTCCTATTATAAATTCAAGA GTCATTGAGGATGATATGGTGCCTCCAGCTGAACTTGCAAAAGCTTACATGGGCCATAGACCTTCTAAAATATCCCCATCAAACTTAGGGACTCGTAATCAAGTTCGTAGAGAAGATGCAGGATTGCTTTCTAATGTACCTTTCGCTTccaaatctcccaacatgtcaTTGAATATGACTACTTCTGTTGGCCGTGGTGATCCTAACAATGGTTTTATAACTCCAAAATCTCGAGGCAGATCGGCGATTTACAACATGGCGCGTACCCCATATTCTAGAGTTCATCCAATTTCCATTAAAAAG GAAATCGGATCGACCAACAATTTCTACGGTGGACTGTCAATAccctcatcatcttcttctctAGTCGagcaaaatgaaaaaattgaagcCAAGTCAATG ACCTTGAAACGCAGGAGGTCGGTCTTAGATGATGATCCTGGGTCTGTTGGTCCCATGCGGAGACTCAGGCAGAAACCTTATCTATTAGCTTCTAAAATTCCTGTGATTGCACATGGAGTGGAAAGTGGTTCTGATCTTGCACTGGTGACTTCAAAGCAAAAGCTTCCTTTAGTTGTTGAACAGAAAAATAGGGTCTCAAAAATTGCTGGGCAAAATGAGGATGACAGCACTCCAAGTGCCAGTTATGCTTGTGTCTCTTCCAAATCTACTGAGGTTGCTGCAAGAATTTTGCAGCATCTTGAAAAGTTGACTCCAATGGAAAAGTCATCTGAATCCAAGCTGGCTGCTGTGCGAGAGAAATCCACTTTTAGATTGACACCCAGTATGCTTCGTGGACAAGCTCTCAGGAGCATGGAGGGCGTGGATTCTTCGAAGTTGCTGCTGGCTGTTCAAGATGATCAAAAGTTGGAGGATAGGTCTGATGTCGCTTTATCTCATGACCGAGATTCTACTTTTGAAAGGACTGGAAAGGTTGAAAATGGTGATAAAGAAACTGTAATAGTCTCTGCCATGTTGAATCCTGCAGTGAAGAACGAATTTCTTGAGTCCTCTTCGATTCCTGGCCCCAGTATAACTGCTGATTCAGCAGTAAAAAATAGTGTAGCTGAACGTCCTCAAACTAAGAGAGCATTTAGGATGAGTGCACAAGAG GATTTTTTGGAGCTGGATGATGATGAACATTCTTATGGGCTTGCAACTAGACCTTTGGCAGAAGGGAGAGGACGGCCTAATGCACATACTCTCGGAAACAAACGCTCTGATAATGAAGAACCCAAACATTTGAAAACTACTAGTCAACCAGAAGCGAAGTTACCTGTTGTATCAAGCAAAACAACTGAAAGCAGTAATCCTAGAGCTCCCATGATTGAAACAGGAAATGATGGCATTTCTCTCTCTTTGTCAGAGAGAGAAAATGTAGCAATCCAATCAGATGTTCTTTCTCAGTCGGTCATTTCGTTTGAAAAAGCAAATGGAACTAATGATTCAGTTCCCTGGTTCAGATTGGGCTCTCAAGCTGTTGATAATACTCCTCGGTTGCCTTCGGTATCAGTCAATGTGAAACCAGAATCTAAGTCTGAGAACTCTATCAG CTTATTGGAGGCTGTTTCTACTGCTGATGGCTCTAAGATGGAAACACCCGAGTCTGATCAAGGTGTATCCCTTGATCCTTTAAAGACAAGAGATGCAAATGGAAAGGCTCATACTGCGACATTTGTATCAAATGGGCCCCTTATTTCTAGGGCTCCTGCAGTGTCATTTACCACAACTTCTTCTCATGATGCAAATCAGATATCGACAGCTATCTCTAGTCCTTTAACCTCTTCAACCAGCATGGCAAGCTTTAGCTGGATTGGGGCCAGCACCAACGCTACCTCTTCGACCAGCATTGCAAGCTTTGGCTTTACTGGCTTCGGCAATAGCAACACTTCCACTTCCAATGACAATAGTTTTCGGTCAAATGCAGCTGTATCTGTTTTCAATTTTGGTGCCTCTGTGGATCCATCCAGTGCATTACTTGCACCATCAACTACTACTATCTCAGAAGTGTCTGAGCTAAAGAACAAAGCTGAGAAAGAACCAAATACTGGCAGCTCTAGTGCAATACAATCAGCTGTTACACCATTTGTGGCTAAAAACTCTGGAAGTGGCCCTAGTAATTCATCTGCAAATAATTTTCAAGGTTTTCTTCCTGCAACTGCCAATAAATCTTCAGTGTCTGATTTTGGACTTGTCTCGCAGAGTACATCCATTCCAATCAGTGCGTCTGGGTCATTACCTTCCCTTAACATGAGTGGCAGCATGTCTTTGACCACTTCCCTTTCCCATCCCCAGTTTAATCCAAACCAAAGTTTGGGCTTTAGTACTTCAGCTTCCTCATCAGAGACCAGCATGGTTAAATCTGGTAGTGGACCAACATCGAGTGTTGGCAAATTTGGTGCAAACTCCACTTTATCAGGTGACAGTGCAGTCAGCTTGAACGCCCCTGCTACCCCTGGCATATTTGGTTTTGGTTTAGGTTTAAGTTCCTCCGCTGATCCAGTCAGTGCAGTTGGCTCGACAAATGGTGTCACTCCCCCAGTAGTCAGTTTTGGTGATGATTCCGTGGCAACTTCAGTAACTAACAATGCTAACTCTTCGAGCATTGGCACATCTGGTATATTTAATTTTGGTGCTAGCTCTTCAGCTTCCACACCAGCAGCTTTAAACATATTTGGCTCTACTTGGGAAAGTCCGAAGCCTTTGGCCTTTAGTTCAACATTTACTACTTCCTCTCCATCCAGTGTATTTTCATTTGGTACGTCGGCTTCTACCACTGCTCCTGCAAATGCTACATCCACAGTTTTTAGTTCACAGTCTGGTCCCTCATCCAGCCCAATTTTTCCATTTTCGACATCTTCTCCTGCATTTTCATTACCCTCTGTTTCCCTTAACCAGCCAATATTTGGTAATAGACCACCTAGTTTTACAGCGTCTCCAAGTAGCGGTGACCAAATGAATGCTGAAGACAGCATGGCTGAGGATCCAGTGCAATCCTCTGCACCTTCTATTCCTATATTTGGTCAGCCAACCATTTCTCCTCCCCCTGCTGGCTTTATGTTTGGATCGGCAGCTCCACCCTTGTCAAATCCTTTCCAATTTAGCGGCCAACAAAATCAAATTGCTCCACTAAATCCATCTCCCTTTCAGGCTTCAGGTAGCCTAGAATTCAATAATGGTGGTAGTTTCTCATTGGGGAGTGGTGGTGCTGACAAATCGAATCGAAAGTTTGTCAAAGTAAATAGAAATAAGAACCGGAAGAGGTGA